One window of the Klebsiella oxytoca genome contains the following:
- the idi gene encoding isopentenyl-diphosphate Delta-isomerase, protein MVGEHVILLDEQDKPVGMLEKYAAHTLNTPLHLAFSCWLFNEQGQMLVTRRSLGKKAWPGVWTNSVCGHPQTGESFEQAVERRCRFELGVEITDITPVFPAFRYRSVAPNGIVENEVCPVYAARIASALRINPDEAMDFQWSNLEDIFNGLRATPWAFSPWMAMQAADDNARNALISFSRQA, encoded by the coding sequence ATGGTCGGGGAACATGTCATTTTGCTGGATGAGCAAGATAAGCCCGTAGGTATGCTGGAGAAGTATGCCGCCCACACCCTCAATACCCCTTTGCATCTCGCGTTCTCCTGCTGGCTATTTAATGAACAAGGCCAAATGCTGGTCACGCGCCGCTCGCTGGGCAAAAAAGCCTGGCCTGGCGTATGGACGAACTCGGTTTGTGGGCACCCGCAAACCGGAGAAAGCTTTGAACAGGCCGTTGAGCGCCGCTGCCGCTTTGAGCTAGGCGTTGAAATCACCGATATCACTCCGGTTTTTCCAGCATTCCGTTATCGGTCCGTCGCCCCCAATGGTATTGTCGAAAACGAGGTCTGTCCGGTCTATGCCGCACGGATAGCCAGCGCCTTACGCATAAATCCCGACGAAGCGATGGATTTTCAGTGGAGCAATCTTGAGGATATCTTCAACGGGCTCCGCGCAACGCCATGGGCATTTAGCCCGTGGATGGCGATGCAGGCTGCGGACGATAATGCGCGTAACGCGTTAATAAGCTTTAGTCGTCAGGCGTAA
- the actS gene encoding amidase activator ActS yields MRIRFVIAIMLLSSLIVAGCSSSSDSGSTYTVKRGDTLYAISRSTGTSVRDLARLNNISPPYTIEVGQKLKLNSGSGSTAKAGTTGKKSSTKRTAAVTPSSAVPQSSWPPVGQRCWRWPTSGKVVLPYSTSDGGNKGIDIAGKRGQPVYAAGAGKVVYVGNQLRGYGNLIMIKHNEDYISAYAHNDKLMVNNGQSVKIGQQIATMGSSDADSVRLHFQIRYRATAIDPLRYLPPQGSKPKC; encoded by the coding sequence ATGAGAATACGCTTTGTTATTGCAATAATGTTGCTGAGCAGCCTGATCGTTGCGGGGTGTTCCAGCTCATCTGATTCCGGTTCCACCTACACCGTGAAGCGCGGCGACACGCTGTACGCTATTTCTCGCTCTACTGGCACCAGCGTCAGGGACCTTGCCCGTCTCAACAATATTTCACCGCCTTATACCATTGAAGTGGGACAAAAGCTGAAGCTGAACAGCGGCTCAGGGAGCACGGCGAAGGCGGGAACAACAGGCAAAAAATCGTCAACGAAGCGCACCGCCGCTGTGACGCCATCTTCGGCGGTGCCGCAATCCTCCTGGCCGCCGGTCGGGCAACGCTGCTGGCGCTGGCCAACCAGCGGCAAAGTGGTGCTGCCTTACTCCACCAGCGATGGTGGCAATAAAGGTATCGATATTGCCGGTAAGCGCGGCCAGCCGGTATATGCGGCAGGAGCGGGCAAAGTGGTGTACGTGGGCAACCAGCTGCGCGGCTACGGCAACCTGATTATGATTAAACATAATGAGGACTATATCAGCGCCTATGCGCACAACGACAAGCTGATGGTGAACAACGGCCAGAGCGTAAAAATTGGCCAGCAGATTGCCACCATGGGCAGCTCGGATGCGGACTCCGTACGGCTGCACTTCCAGATTCGTTATCGTGCGACGGCTATCGATCCGCTGCGTTATTTGCCGCCGCAGGGCAGTAAGCCCAAGTGCTAA
- a CDS encoding LysR family transcriptional regulator, translating to MDLNALKMFVLTARCGSLSAAARQNNIPLPTLSRRIAELEHELDVVLLERTVKGCRATEAGEKLLNQASSAIDMLNDVEQSLTTAGSHITGRLRLTMPQSLEPWWEIIRQFQRLYPGIAINVYTTERRVDLVSEGIDVALRVGSISDDDVVASHLMDFRHILVASPAIFQGGEYPREPSDLMKYPCAAWGSVIGARPVWMLGEHTYDVPATFIVNDYLHLRSGALAGDYITELPAFFAAEYIHSGKLIEVLPQTRLPYSSLHLVYKKHRHVSAAARAYIEFCKDNIHVLKEISRVPSDRNEGNMYL from the coding sequence ATGGATCTTAACGCCTTAAAAATGTTTGTTCTGACAGCCCGCTGCGGTAGTCTTTCAGCAGCAGCGCGTCAAAACAACATACCGCTTCCGACGCTAAGCCGCAGAATCGCTGAACTTGAGCATGAACTGGATGTTGTTCTGCTCGAACGAACGGTGAAAGGTTGCAGAGCAACAGAGGCTGGGGAAAAACTGCTGAATCAGGCCAGTTCGGCCATCGATATGCTTAATGATGTAGAGCAGTCTCTCACAACAGCCGGCTCCCATATTACAGGTCGATTACGCCTGACTATGCCTCAATCACTTGAACCTTGGTGGGAGATAATCAGGCAATTTCAGCGTCTATATCCGGGTATTGCCATTAACGTTTACACAACTGAACGCCGGGTGGATTTAGTTTCTGAAGGCATTGATGTCGCGTTAAGGGTTGGGAGTATCTCTGATGATGATGTTGTTGCGAGCCATCTTATGGACTTCAGGCATATTCTGGTCGCCAGCCCGGCTATTTTCCAGGGGGGCGAGTACCCCAGAGAGCCTTCAGACCTCATGAAGTACCCCTGCGCTGCCTGGGGTTCAGTCATAGGAGCGCGTCCGGTATGGATGCTCGGTGAACATACCTACGATGTTCCTGCCACCTTCATAGTCAATGATTATCTTCATTTGCGTTCGGGAGCCCTTGCTGGTGACTACATTACCGAGTTACCTGCATTTTTTGCTGCTGAATACATTCACAGTGGCAAATTGATTGAGGTTTTACCCCAAACACGCTTGCCCTACTCATCATTGCATCTGGTTTATAAAAAACACAGGCATGTTTCTGCTGCTGCCAGAGCCTATATAGAATTTTGTAAGGATAATATTCACGTACTAAAGGAAATAAGCCGCGTGCCCTCAGATAGAAATGAGGGAAATATGTATCTGTAA
- a CDS encoding class I SAM-dependent methyltransferase, producing the protein MTIIDSKAHHAGFREHYVDNAEPVWDIGRPQKPFIENASDIRGPILDIGCGTGTLAAYFAQRGEHVTGIDFVEEAVERATAKAKAAGLDIDFMVKDFFTIGSWDRKFRTIIDSGLFHIFSGDEVRKAAYLDIVGKLLSDNGRLYILACKKEAGSEVGVNADEIFETFRERFNVESLHEFEAETVTDAVENVPGKQWLCYFAVIKKR; encoded by the coding sequence ATGACCATTATTGATAGTAAAGCGCATCACGCAGGGTTCAGAGAGCATTATGTCGATAATGCTGAGCCAGTGTGGGATATCGGTCGCCCGCAAAAACCTTTCATCGAAAACGCCTCTGATATACGTGGGCCAATCTTAGATATTGGCTGTGGCACAGGTACGCTTGCCGCTTATTTTGCTCAGCGTGGTGAGCACGTTACCGGTATTGATTTTGTCGAAGAGGCTGTCGAGCGTGCTACCGCGAAGGCGAAGGCTGCAGGTCTGGATATCGACTTTATGGTTAAAGATTTTTTCACTATTGGCAGTTGGGATCGGAAATTCCGAACCATTATTGACAGTGGACTGTTTCATATCTTTTCAGGCGATGAGGTGAGAAAGGCTGCATACCTGGATATCGTGGGTAAATTACTGAGCGATAATGGCCGACTTTATATTCTGGCTTGTAAAAAAGAAGCCGGGAGCGAGGTAGGTGTTAACGCGGATGAAATTTTTGAGACCTTCCGTGAACGCTTTAACGTTGAGTCATTGCATGAGTTCGAGGCCGAAACCGTAACTGACGCCGTGGAAAATGTCCCCGGCAAACAGTGGCTATGTTATTTTGCGGTGATTAAAAAACGCTAA